One region of Mesobacillus boroniphilus genomic DNA includes:
- the refZ gene encoding forespore capture DNA-binding protein RefZ, with translation MRKNSKAAIIDAAIYLFNTKGFNGTSVRDIAAKADVNAANISYYFQNKNGLLENCFTVFFESYLEELEKGFSLLECGAEICLKAMVDNVLRYQCQNIQLTRFILREMTIDSQVVREIMSTYHVKERYMFKKVLEAGMANGEFKKHSIQFSILQLKGLLSMPFLNTHYVTEVLHVQPHEKYFADKYSYEISQWIKGTLCTGNQVQEKLLINI, from the coding sequence ATGAGAAAAAATTCAAAAGCTGCGATTATTGATGCGGCCATCTACTTATTCAATACGAAGGGGTTCAATGGGACATCAGTGAGGGATATTGCAGCAAAGGCAGATGTAAATGCAGCGAATATCTCATACTACTTCCAGAATAAAAATGGACTCCTCGAAAATTGTTTTACCGTTTTTTTCGAAAGCTATCTTGAAGAATTGGAAAAGGGCTTTTCGTTGCTAGAGTGCGGTGCGGAGATCTGCCTGAAGGCGATGGTTGACAATGTATTGAGATACCAATGCCAAAATATCCAATTGACAAGGTTTATTTTAAGAGAGATGACGATAGATTCTCAGGTTGTCAGGGAAATTATGTCGACCTACCATGTGAAAGAACGCTATATGTTTAAAAAGGTGCTAGAAGCTGGTATGGCGAACGGGGAATTTAAGAAGCATTCCATCCAGTTCAGTATTCTACAGTTAAAAGGACTGCTATCGATGCCATTTTTGAATACCCACTATGTGACGGAGGTTCTCCATGTGCAGCCTCATGAAAAATACTTTGCTGACAAATACAGCTATGAGATTTCACAATGGATTAAAGGAACCCTTTGTACAGGTAATCAAGTGCAGGAGAAATTGTTGATTAACATATAG
- a CDS encoding GAF domain-containing protein, with the protein MFKVETYSSSREKNYDLLIKQLKALVEDEKNAIANLSNASALLNQFLDRVNWVGFYLMEDGELVLGPFQGLPACVRIPLGKGVCGTAASKQETLRVEDVHAFPGHIACDAASQSEIVVPMIKDGNVIGVLDIDSPEKNRFDELDQQKLEEFVAVLVQYIS; encoded by the coding sequence GTGTTTAAAGTCGAAACTTACAGCAGCAGCCGTGAAAAAAACTACGATTTATTGATCAAGCAACTAAAAGCGTTGGTGGAGGATGAAAAGAATGCGATTGCGAATCTTAGCAATGCTTCTGCTTTATTGAACCAATTTCTCGATCGCGTAAACTGGGTCGGCTTTTACCTGATGGAAGATGGCGAGCTTGTCCTCGGTCCATTCCAAGGCCTTCCAGCCTGTGTCAGAATCCCGCTCGGCAAAGGAGTTTGTGGTACAGCCGCATCCAAGCAGGAAACACTAAGAGTGGAAGATGTCCATGCATTCCCTGGCCACATCGCATGTGATGCAGCGTCACAATCAGAAATCGTCGTTCCGATGATTAAAGATGGGAACGTAATAGGTGTCCTTGATATTGATTCTCCGGAAAAAAATCGCTTTGATGAATTGGACCAGCAAAAGCTCGAGGAATTCGTTGCAGTGTTGGTGCAGTATATAAGCTAG
- the megL gene encoding methionine gamma-lyase yields MGEKRFETEVIHSGYKSDEFRGSLAPPLFQTSTFTFDTAEQGERRFAGEEEGFIYSRLGNPTVAMLEERMATIEKGEKALAFASGMAAVSAILVALTRSGDHILCSQGVYGCTFGLLQLMKEKYDINHDFSMMSTREEVLAAITSETRVIYIETPINPTMRLVDLEMVAEVAREKGIPVVVDNTFSSPYLQNPLKLGCDFVIHSATKYICGHGDVIAGVAVGPKEIMAKIAMTTQKDIGGVISPFDAWLLLRGLKTLPVRMDRHCDNAEKLAAYLSDHPAVEEVIFPGDPKHPDYAIAKKQMRKPGGLISFNIKGGQKDAQSFMNKLKLIKIAVSLGDAETLIQHPATMTHAVVPKEAREKMGIKDNMLRLSVGLEAWEDIRDDIEAAFEAVRKKSTMETGSI; encoded by the coding sequence ATGGGAGAGAAAAGATTCGAAACAGAAGTGATCCATTCTGGATATAAGTCGGACGAATTCAGGGGAAGCCTTGCCCCTCCATTATTTCAAACTAGTACGTTCACTTTCGATACTGCTGAACAGGGAGAAAGGCGCTTTGCTGGGGAAGAGGAAGGGTTTATATATTCACGTCTTGGAAACCCTACAGTTGCCATGCTGGAAGAACGGATGGCAACGATCGAAAAAGGGGAGAAAGCCCTTGCGTTCGCTTCAGGGATGGCTGCTGTCTCTGCGATATTAGTAGCGCTGACACGCTCAGGGGACCACATCCTTTGCTCACAGGGAGTGTATGGATGTACGTTCGGACTTCTGCAGCTCATGAAAGAAAAATATGATATCAACCATGATTTTTCAATGATGTCGACGAGAGAAGAAGTATTGGCTGCTATTACTTCAGAGACAAGAGTCATTTATATCGAGACGCCGATCAATCCAACAATGAGACTGGTTGACCTGGAAATGGTCGCGGAAGTCGCGAGGGAAAAAGGGATTCCGGTAGTTGTTGATAATACATTCAGCTCGCCTTATCTCCAGAATCCGCTCAAGCTTGGCTGTGATTTTGTCATTCACAGCGCTACGAAGTATATTTGTGGACATGGAGATGTCATAGCGGGTGTAGCAGTCGGTCCGAAGGAGATCATGGCAAAAATAGCCATGACAACGCAAAAGGACATTGGCGGCGTGATTTCACCGTTTGATGCGTGGTTATTGCTTCGTGGTTTGAAAACATTGCCGGTAAGGATGGACCGCCATTGTGACAATGCTGAAAAACTGGCAGCCTATCTTTCTGACCATCCTGCAGTTGAAGAAGTCATTTTCCCAGGCGATCCAAAGCATCCCGATTACGCAATTGCCAAAAAGCAAATGCGCAAGCCGGGCGGCCTTATATCCTTTAACATCAAAGGGGGCCAAAAAGACGCGCAGTCATTTATGAACAAGTTAAAGCTTATTAAAATAGCAGTAAGCCTTGGTGATGCAGAAACACTGATCCAGCACCCTGCGACGATGACTCATGCCGTAGTACCGAAAGAAGCAAGAGAAAAAATGGGGATCAAAGACAACATGCTCCGGCTGTCAGTTGGATTGGAAGCATGGGAAGATATCAGAGATGACATTGAAGCAGCATTCGAGGCTGTTAGGAAAAAAAGTACAATGGAAACTGGCTCGATTTAA
- a CDS encoding sensor domain-containing diguanylate cyclase codes for MEELLEREIILELKSRYFDLISTGRLSFSFSEVLSQMLAILKELLKADEVDFYSCQEWKPGMFLEASTRLSINDGVTGTFSDCLVSELAQKNYSFFKNPESLPQYELLLVMAANEKPKGLFGFQITSGSLSRLSDRFFNKLSYECNVFIEKVRSLADTMEEEKRYKQLFRVTKKFHSTMDMDAVLGEIISTLREVYPSFTYYLLLSHDHKGYGGLPVKDLEYDSDNLTAMQSYVSGKIQFEDSVTEKNSIMYAPLKGKQGVYGVLQVIAPNSLVFPQNEVEFIKLLANTAGSALENAKLYEQSRKLIADLQLINETSHQLNTSLRLTDTMRFICGQIIKSFNAQEVGFIMLDEDHDDYSVLQGSTSFFFSMDASNYILRMAKRIKQDMEPLFIGDISTDSEDSSLHFHSIMGVPMIQSGELKGFALVMHEEPYHFAFDTFKLLQSLIHHSTLAFTNSMLREELEKMVVTDHLTKLYSRGYLDDKMNLSMLEDQQGTFILIDIDNFKSVNDQYGHQVGDEVLNQLARQIAKNIRGTDIGARWGGEELAIYLPGAPLDTGVMIANRLVEKVEKHTNPNVTVSCGVSTWVRGQEDTTKTVFKRADQALYKAKGSGKNKVVVHNEDQSYFSDKV; via the coding sequence ATGGAAGAATTATTAGAACGCGAAATTATATTAGAACTGAAAAGCCGATATTTTGATTTGATCAGCACTGGCAGATTATCTTTTTCTTTCTCAGAAGTTCTTTCGCAAATGTTGGCTATTTTAAAAGAACTCCTGAAAGCCGATGAGGTCGATTTCTACAGCTGCCAAGAATGGAAACCGGGGATGTTCCTGGAGGCTTCAACTCGTTTATCAATTAATGACGGAGTGACGGGAACTTTTTCCGATTGTCTGGTAAGTGAATTAGCCCAAAAAAACTATTCCTTCTTTAAAAATCCAGAATCCTTGCCTCAATACGAACTCTTGCTTGTCATGGCGGCTAATGAAAAACCAAAGGGGCTGTTTGGTTTTCAAATCACCAGTGGTTCACTAAGCCGGCTATCAGACCGGTTCTTCAATAAGCTTTCTTATGAATGCAATGTGTTTATTGAGAAGGTGCGAAGCCTGGCCGATACGATGGAGGAAGAAAAAAGATATAAGCAATTATTCAGGGTGACGAAGAAATTCCATTCGACGATGGATATGGATGCCGTGCTTGGTGAAATCATTTCCACACTAAGAGAGGTATATCCCTCTTTTACCTATTACCTTCTTTTGTCTCATGACCATAAGGGATATGGAGGATTGCCGGTAAAAGACCTTGAATACGATAGTGATAACCTGACTGCAATGCAGTCATATGTAAGTGGGAAGATCCAGTTCGAGGACTCTGTCACAGAAAAAAATTCAATCATGTACGCACCTTTAAAAGGAAAACAGGGTGTTTACGGAGTTTTGCAGGTCATTGCCCCAAACTCACTTGTTTTTCCACAAAATGAAGTTGAGTTCATCAAGCTGCTCGCCAATACAGCGGGCAGTGCGTTGGAGAACGCCAAGCTTTATGAGCAATCCAGGAAATTGATTGCCGACTTGCAGTTGATCAATGAAACTTCGCATCAATTGAATACAAGCTTGCGCCTGACAGATACGATGAGGTTTATCTGCGGACAAATCATCAAATCCTTTAACGCTCAGGAAGTCGGTTTCATCATGCTTGACGAAGACCATGATGACTATTCAGTTCTCCAGGGCAGCACTAGCTTTTTCTTTTCAATGGATGCTTCCAACTATATATTGAGGATGGCAAAACGAATCAAGCAGGATATGGAACCATTGTTCATTGGAGATATCTCAACTGATAGCGAAGACTCTTCCTTGCACTTCCACTCGATTATGGGTGTCCCGATGATCCAGAGCGGGGAATTAAAGGGATTTGCGCTTGTCATGCATGAAGAGCCTTATCACTTTGCGTTTGATACGTTCAAGCTGCTCCAGTCTCTTATTCATCATTCAACTTTAGCTTTTACTAATTCCATGCTGCGTGAAGAGCTGGAGAAAATGGTTGTGACGGATCATTTGACGAAGCTGTATTCTCGAGGATATTTGGATGACAAAATGAATCTCTCCATGCTTGAAGATCAACAGGGAACTTTTATTTTAATTGATATTGATAACTTTAAAAGTGTTAATGATCAGTATGGTCATCAGGTTGGGGATGAGGTTCTCAATCAGCTGGCCCGCCAGATTGCGAAAAACATTCGCGGAACAGACATTGGTGCCAGATGGGGTGGGGAGGAACTGGCGATTTATTTGCCAGGAGCACCTCTCGATACGGGTGTCATGATTGCGAATAGGCTGGTAGAAAAAGTTGAAAAACATACGAACCCCAATGTCACTGTATCATGCGGTGTATCCACATGGGTCAGGGGACAGGAGGATACGACCAAGACCGTGTTCAAAAGGGCAGACCAGGCTCTTTATAAAGCAAAGGGGTCAGGCAAGAATAAAGTAGTGGTCCATAACGAAGACCAGTCTTACTTTAGTGATAAAGTATGA
- the rpsD gene encoding 30S ribosomal protein S4, with translation MARYTGPSWKLSRRLGISLSGTGKELEKRPYAPGPHGPNQRKKLSEYGLQLQEKQKLRHMYGVTERQFRNLFDKASKMPGKHGENFMILLEARLDNVVYRLGLARTRRAARQLVNHGHIMVDGARVDIPSYRVAPGQTITLREKSRNLDVVKEAIEVNNFVPDFLTFDADKLEGTFTRMPERSELPAEINEALIVEFYSR, from the coding sequence ATGGCTCGTTATACCGGCCCAAGCTGGAAACTATCCCGCCGTCTTGGAATTTCACTAAGCGGTACAGGTAAAGAATTAGAAAAACGCCCTTACGCACCAGGTCCTCATGGTCCTAACCAGCGTAAAAAATTATCCGAATACGGATTACAATTACAAGAGAAGCAAAAGCTTCGTCACATGTACGGAGTTACTGAGCGCCAGTTCCGTAACTTGTTCGACAAAGCAAGTAAAATGCCTGGTAAGCACGGCGAAAACTTCATGATTCTTCTTGAAGCTCGTTTAGACAACGTTGTTTACCGTCTTGGTCTTGCTCGCACTCGTCGTGCAGCTCGCCAGTTAGTAAACCACGGCCACATCATGGTTGATGGCGCACGCGTAGATATCCCATCTTACCGCGTAGCTCCTGGTCAGACAATCACACTTCGTGAAAAGTCTCGTAACCTTGATGTTGTTAAAGAAGCAATCGAAGTAAACAACTTCGTACCTGACTTCTTGACTTTCGACGCAGACAAGCTAGAAGGAACTTTCACTCGCATGCCTGAGCGTTCTGAACTTCCAGCTGAAATCAACGAAGCTCTTATCGTTGAATTCTACTCTCGTTAA
- the tyrS gene encoding tyrosine--tRNA ligase: MELLKDLEWRGIIYQQTDEEGMKDLLSKEKISLYCGVDPTADSMHIGHLLPFLTLRRFQNAGHRPIVLVGGATGLIGDPSGKSEERKLQTLEQVQVNVDGIRKQLEQIFSVEGENGALMVNNYDWAGSMDVVTFLRDFGKHVGVNYMLAKDTIASRLETGISFTEFTYTILQAMDFYHLYEKHDCKLQIGGSDQWGNITTGLELIRKMSAEGSKAFGLTIPLVTKADGTKFGKSESGAVWLDPEKTSPYEFYQFWINTADADVVKYLKFFTFLEKEEIEALEKAVEEEPHLRKAQKALAEEMTRMIHGEESLQQAIRISAALFSGDIKNLSADEIKQGFKDVPSFTVEGEGEQGLVDLLVAAKISPSKRQAREDVSNGAVSLNGERVTDTAYVLSDADKIEGQFTIVRRGKKKYFMIKY, from the coding sequence ATGGAATTACTAAAAGACCTCGAGTGGCGCGGGATTATTTATCAGCAAACAGATGAAGAGGGAATGAAGGATCTGCTTTCAAAGGAGAAAATCTCTCTTTACTGCGGAGTCGATCCAACAGCGGACAGCATGCATATCGGTCACCTTCTTCCGTTCCTGACACTGCGCCGTTTCCAAAATGCGGGGCATCGTCCAATTGTTCTTGTCGGTGGAGCTACTGGCTTGATTGGCGACCCAAGCGGCAAGAGTGAGGAGCGTAAACTGCAGACACTCGAGCAAGTTCAAGTGAATGTAGATGGCATCAGAAAGCAGCTTGAGCAAATTTTCAGTGTGGAAGGTGAAAATGGCGCACTAATGGTCAACAACTACGATTGGGCTGGGTCCATGGATGTTGTTACATTCCTGCGTGACTTCGGAAAACATGTTGGCGTGAATTACATGCTGGCAAAGGATACAATCGCTTCAAGACTTGAAACAGGAATTTCATTCACGGAATTCACTTACACAATCCTGCAGGCAATGGATTTCTACCACTTATACGAAAAACACGACTGCAAGCTGCAGATTGGTGGAAGCGACCAGTGGGGTAATATCACAACAGGACTTGAATTGATTCGTAAAATGTCTGCAGAAGGCTCCAAGGCTTTTGGTCTGACAATCCCGCTTGTAACGAAGGCAGACGGAACAAAATTTGGAAAGTCAGAAAGCGGTGCTGTATGGCTTGACCCGGAAAAAACATCTCCATACGAGTTCTACCAGTTCTGGATCAACACAGCTGATGCCGATGTCGTGAAGTACTTGAAATTCTTTACTTTCTTAGAAAAAGAAGAAATCGAAGCGCTGGAAAAAGCGGTTGAGGAAGAACCACATCTTCGCAAGGCTCAAAAAGCCCTTGCTGAAGAAATGACACGCATGATTCATGGTGAAGAATCCCTTCAGCAGGCAATCAGGATTTCAGCAGCACTTTTCAGCGGCGACATTAAAAACCTAAGCGCTGATGAAATCAAGCAAGGCTTCAAAGATGTTCCTTCTTTTACAGTAGAAGGGGAAGGTGAACAAGGATTAGTCGACTTGCTGGTTGCGGCGAAAATCTCGCCATCCAAGCGCCAGGCACGTGAAGATGTATCAAACGGAGCAGTCTCCCTGAATGGTGAACGCGTAACTGATACTGCATATGTCCTTAGCGACGCAGACAAGATCGAAGGACAGTTCACGATCGTCCGCCGCGGCAAAAAGAAGTACTTTATGATCAAATACTAA
- a CDS encoding transglycosylase domain-containing protein has protein sequence MHEGKQAWKEKLKSFGAFFTNKKTVKGARITYSVVWNMLLLLIIVLALGAGFAGGTGAGYFASLVKDEQIRPYENMRKDIYNYEETSDLYFDNDVYLGKLRTDLYREEVKLDDMSKHLVNAVVATEDEYFYEHDGVVPKAIMRALFQEVTNSATSSGGSTLTQQLIKNQILTNEISFERKAKEILLALRLEKFFDKKEILEAYLNVATFGRNANGSNIAGVQAAAKGIFGKDAKDLTLPQAAFIAGLPQSPFGYTPFSSDHGKLKDPAGLEPGLSRYKTVVTRMHGAGFISEEEFKDAINYDITKDFVKEVPSDNTVEQYPFLTFEIEKRSVQVLAKILAERDGYEIEDLNKDEKLLAEYHALADRDLRQNGYKIYTTINKEIYEKMQETAKNYAYYGSDKPQEVPDPDDPNKKIVVQEPVEIGASLIENKTGKIISFVGGRNFKREQINHATSAPRQNGSTMKPLLVYAPAMELGKLHPGSVLPDVQVFLNGPGKAWPNNYDMRYSGLTSARHALTKSYNVPAVLAYKSIIGQRPANFLDKMGFSNLHKDDYENLSTSIGSLRGGVTVEENTNAFGTFANGGKFIDAYMIEKIVDKNGNVIFQQKSEPVDVFSPQTSYLTIDMMRDVINRGTATAVKSRLKFGSDWAGKTGTGHEYIDSWFVATNPNVSFGVWLGYDTPKPLERKYNGLTYGVRTQYIWADLMNDAYSVAPQLVDPEERFKMPGGIVKRSYCAVSGLLPSSACSKAGLVESDYFIAKYAPSKIDDSLVENKFVTVGDKRYIALDSTPSEFTDTGVILNPEYMESIIGHKIRDPQQLIPKKDAWNKILVADDKLSENGKTPAALGIKLSGKTITWGKHPENDIVGYRIYNNKKKVGSIKAGAELAFNVGDGSFYVTAVDIAGKESAPSNIIEIGQKPEPKDPPEDPKPKDPPPTDPKPKDPPKPPPPPPPGDGDGEGDGNGDGNGNGN, from the coding sequence ATGCATGAAGGAAAACAGGCTTGGAAAGAGAAGCTTAAATCCTTTGGTGCTTTTTTTACGAATAAAAAGACCGTAAAAGGAGCCAGGATTACTTATTCGGTTGTCTGGAACATGCTGTTGTTATTGATCATTGTGCTAGCCCTCGGTGCTGGATTTGCCGGAGGAACAGGTGCAGGTTATTTTGCATCCCTTGTCAAAGATGAACAAATCAGACCTTATGAAAATATGAGGAAAGATATTTACAACTATGAAGAAACATCGGATTTATATTTTGATAACGATGTTTATCTTGGCAAGCTCCGTACGGATTTGTACCGTGAGGAAGTAAAGCTTGATGATATGTCGAAGCATTTGGTAAATGCAGTAGTCGCAACAGAAGATGAGTACTTTTACGAGCATGATGGCGTCGTTCCAAAAGCAATCATGCGTGCACTTTTCCAGGAGGTTACAAACTCAGCGACATCCTCCGGGGGAAGTACATTGACACAGCAGCTCATCAAGAACCAAATCCTTACCAATGAAATTTCCTTCGAACGTAAGGCGAAAGAGATTCTGCTCGCCCTGCGTCTCGAAAAATTCTTTGATAAAAAGGAAATCCTTGAAGCCTATTTGAACGTTGCGACTTTTGGCCGAAATGCGAACGGCAGCAACATTGCCGGTGTTCAGGCCGCAGCAAAAGGAATCTTTGGAAAAGATGCGAAGGACCTGACATTGCCTCAGGCCGCTTTTATCGCAGGACTTCCACAGAGCCCGTTCGGATATACTCCTTTTAGCAGCGACCATGGCAAGCTAAAGGACCCGGCCGGACTGGAACCAGGCCTGTCAAGGTACAAGACAGTCGTCACACGTATGCATGGAGCAGGTTTCATTTCCGAGGAAGAGTTCAAAGATGCGATTAACTATGATATTACCAAGGACTTTGTAAAAGAGGTTCCTAGTGATAATACCGTTGAGCAATACCCGTTCTTAACTTTTGAAATTGAGAAACGCTCTGTCCAGGTCCTTGCGAAAATCCTTGCTGAACGCGATGGATATGAAATTGAGGATTTGAATAAAGACGAGAAACTGTTGGCAGAGTATCATGCACTTGCAGACCGTGACCTCCGTCAGAATGGTTATAAGATTTATACGACAATCAATAAAGAAATTTATGAAAAAATGCAGGAAACAGCAAAGAACTATGCTTATTATGGCAGCGATAAACCACAGGAAGTTCCAGATCCGGATGATCCGAACAAAAAGATCGTGGTTCAGGAGCCTGTTGAAATTGGCGCTTCCCTGATTGAAAACAAGACCGGAAAAATCATTAGTTTTGTCGGAGGCCGCAACTTCAAGCGTGAACAGATCAATCACGCTACAAGTGCTCCAAGACAGAACGGTTCCACGATGAAGCCGCTCCTTGTCTATGCACCTGCAATGGAGCTTGGGAAATTGCATCCTGGTTCTGTACTTCCAGACGTCCAAGTGTTTTTAAATGGACCGGGGAAGGCTTGGCCTAATAACTATGATATGAGGTACAGCGGGTTGACCTCTGCAAGACATGCATTGACGAAGTCTTATAACGTTCCGGCTGTTCTCGCATATAAGAGCATCATCGGCCAAAGGCCAGCGAATTTTCTTGATAAAATGGGTTTTTCCAATTTGCATAAGGATGATTATGAAAACTTATCCACATCAATTGGTTCCTTGCGAGGCGGTGTCACTGTTGAAGAGAATACCAACGCATTCGGTACATTCGCAAATGGCGGGAAATTCATTGATGCTTATATGATTGAAAAGATTGTTGATAAGAATGGGAATGTTATTTTTCAGCAAAAATCAGAACCGGTGGATGTTTTCAGTCCGCAGACTTCATATCTTACAATCGATATGATGCGTGATGTTATCAACCGCGGAACAGCAACTGCGGTAAAGAGCAGACTAAAATTCGGATCTGATTGGGCTGGTAAAACAGGAACTGGCCATGAATATATTGACTCATGGTTTGTGGCAACCAATCCTAATGTCTCTTTCGGTGTCTGGCTTGGGTATGACACACCAAAACCATTGGAAAGAAAATATAACGGACTTACCTATGGTGTAAGAACCCAATACATCTGGGCAGACCTGATGAATGACGCCTATTCCGTAGCACCTCAGCTAGTCGACCCAGAAGAACGCTTCAAAATGCCTGGCGGAATCGTAAAGAGATCTTATTGTGCAGTGTCTGGATTGCTGCCTTCAAGCGCTTGCTCTAAAGCAGGACTTGTTGAATCTGATTACTTTATTGCAAAATATGCACCATCTAAAATTGATGACAGCCTTGTTGAAAACAAATTCGTTACCGTTGGTGACAAGCGCTATATCGCACTTGATTCAACACCATCTGAATTTACGGACACTGGCGTGATCCTGAATCCAGAATATATGGAAAGCATCATCGGCCATAAGATAAGAGACCCGCAGCAGCTTATCCCTAAAAAGGATGCATGGAACAAAATCCTCGTTGCGGATGATAAGCTGAGTGAAAATGGCAAGACTCCTGCAGCACTGGGAATCAAGCTTTCAGGAAAAACAATCACCTGGGGCAAACACCCTGAAAATGATATTGTCGGTTATCGAATCTATAACAATAAGAAAAAGGTCGGCAGCATCAAGGCAGGAGCGGAACTAGCATTCAATGTTGGAGACGGCTCATTCTATGTCACGGCTGTCGATATAGCTGGAAAAGAATCAGCACCATCCAATATCATTGAAATCGGCCAAAAGCCAGAGCCTAAGGATCCGCCAGAAGATCCAAAACCAAAAGATCCGCCTCCAACTGATCCTAAACCAAAGGATCCTCCTAAGCCACCTCCACCACCACCTCCTGGAGATGGAGACGGTGAAGGTGATGGAAACGGCGATGGGAATGGAAATGGTAATTAG
- the acsA gene encoding acetate--CoA ligase: MKVEALPVTQGDHNLKNYQELHGHFDWSEAEKEFSWSETGRVNMAYEAIDRHAEGFRKNKIALYYQDGVRKEKYTFKEMKDLTNKAGNVFKTYADVEKGDRVFIFMPRSPELYFAVLGAVKLGAIVGPLFEAFMEGAVRDRLQDSGAKVLVTTPELLERVPVDELPDLKHILLVGDNIEENNKYVNFKQKLAEASKKLDIEWVDRKDGLILHYTSGSTGKPKGVLHVHNAMIQHYQTAKWVLDLKEEDVYWCTADPGWVTGTSYGIFGPWLAGTSNVIIGGRFNPETWYKMIEEYGVTVWYSAPTAFRMLMGAGDEVVKKFDLGSLRHILSVGEPLNPEVVRWGMKVFNLRIHDTWWMTETGAQLICNYPSMEIKPGSMGKPIPGVKAAIVDDQGNELPPYRMGNLAIQKGWPSMMHTIWNNPQKYESYFMPGDWYVSGDSAYMDEDGYFWFQGRIDDVIMTSGERVGPFEVESKLVEHPAVAEAGVIGKPDPVRGEIIKAFIALRDGYEQSDELIEEIRQFVKKGLAAHAAPREIEFRDKLPKTRSGKIMRRVLKAWELDLPTGDLSTMED, translated from the coding sequence ATGAAAGTGGAAGCGCTACCAGTTACACAAGGGGATCATAACTTGAAAAATTATCAGGAGCTTCATGGGCACTTTGATTGGAGTGAAGCGGAGAAAGAGTTTTCCTGGTCTGAAACAGGCAGGGTCAATATGGCTTATGAAGCAATCGACCGCCATGCCGAAGGATTTAGGAAAAATAAAATTGCGCTATATTATCAGGATGGGGTGCGCAAGGAAAAATATACTTTTAAAGAGATGAAGGACCTCACCAATAAAGCTGGCAATGTTTTTAAAACTTATGCGGATGTGGAAAAAGGGGACCGCGTGTTCATTTTCATGCCTCGTTCTCCAGAACTGTATTTTGCTGTTCTCGGGGCGGTCAAGCTAGGCGCGATTGTAGGTCCACTTTTCGAAGCATTCATGGAAGGTGCTGTCCGTGACAGACTGCAGGACAGCGGCGCAAAGGTATTGGTAACGACGCCTGAGCTTCTTGAGCGTGTTCCTGTAGATGAACTCCCTGACTTGAAGCATATACTTCTTGTAGGCGACAATATTGAGGAAAACAACAAGTATGTTAATTTCAAGCAAAAGCTAGCTGAAGCCAGCAAGAAGCTTGATATCGAGTGGGTTGACCGCAAGGATGGGCTGATTCTACATTACACTTCCGGATCGACTGGAAAGCCTAAAGGAGTGCTCCATGTACATAATGCGATGATCCAGCATTATCAGACTGCCAAATGGGTACTTGACCTTAAAGAAGAAGATGTATACTGGTGCACAGCGGATCCAGGCTGGGTAACAGGAACTTCATACGGGATTTTTGGCCCATGGCTAGCAGGAACGTCTAATGTAATCATTGGCGGACGTTTCAATCCAGAGACATGGTATAAAATGATTGAAGAGTACGGAGTGACTGTCTGGTACAGTGCCCCTACAGCTTTCAGGATGCTGATGGGTGCGGGGGATGAGGTTGTAAAGAAGTTCGACCTTGGCTCACTTCGCCATATCCTGAGTGTCGGTGAACCCCTTAACCCAGAGGTAGTTAGATGGGGAATGAAAGTGTTCAACCTGCGCATCCATGATACATGGTGGATGACTGAGACAGGGGCACAATTAATCTGTAACTATCCAAGCATGGAAATCAAGCCTGGATCAATGGGTAAACCAATCCCAGGAGTAAAAGCCGCGATTGTCGATGATCAGGGCAACGAATTGCCTCCATACAGAATGGGGAATTTGGCGATCCAAAAGGGCTGGCCATCAATGATGCATACAATCTGGAACAACCCTCAGAAGTATGAGTCTTACTTCATGCCTGGTGACTGGTACGTGTCCGGTGACTCAGCATATATGGATGAAGATGGCTACTTCTGGTTCCAGGGACGAATTGATGATGTCATCATGACTTCTGGTGAGCGTGTCGGACCATTTGAAGTCGAAAGCAAGCTGGTTGAACACCCTGCAGTTGCTGAAGCTGGTGTCATTGGCAAACCAGACCCAGTCCGCGGTGAAATCATCAAGGCGTTCATCGCATTGCGTGACGGTTATGAGCAGTCCGATGAATTGATCGAAGAGATTCGCCAATTCGTTAAAAAAGGACTTGCTGCACATGCTGCGCCGCGTGAAATCGAATTCCGTGATAAGCTGCCGAAAACACGAAGCGGTAAGATCATGCGCCGTGTATTGAAGGCCTGGGAACTTGATCTCCCAACTGGCGACCTTTCTACAATGGAAGATTAA